The genomic interval GCCGGCGCCGCGATCGCTCGCGAACGCGCCGACGCCGCCGCCACGCCGGAGCGTCCGCGCTGGGTGCTGGGCTCGATGGGCCCGGGCACCAAGCTGCCGTCCCTGGGCCACACCACGTACGCGCACCTGCGCGAGACGTTCGCCGAGCAGGCCACGGGCCTGCTCGAGGGCGGCGCGGACGCGCTGCTCATCGAGACGTCGCAGGACCTGCTCCAGGCCAAGGCCGCCGTCACCGGCTCGCACGACGCCATGACCGCCGCCGGGCGCACCGTGCCCGTCATGGTGTCCGTGACCGTCGAGACGACGGGCACCATGCTCATGGGCTCCGAGATCGGCGCGGCGCTGACCGCCCTGCAGTCCCTCGGCGTCGACACCCTCGGCCTCAACTGCGCGACCGGCCCCGACAAGATGAGCGAGCACCTGCGCTACCTGTCGCAGCACAGCGAGCTGCCGGTCACGTGCATGCCCAACGCCGGCCTGCCCGAGCTCGGCCCGCACGGCGCGACGTACCCGCTCACGCCCGAGGAGCTCGCGGTCGCGCACACGCAGTTCGTGCGCGAGTTCGGGCTGGGCCTGGTGGGCGGCTGTTGCGGCACGACGCCGGAGCACCTGCGCCAGGTCGTCGACGCCGTCCGCGCAGCAGCGCTGCCGACGCGCGCCGTGCAGCGCGAGAACGCCGTCGCCTCGCTGTACTCCCCCACCGACCTCACGCAGGAGCTCAGCTACCTGGCGATCGGTGAGCGCACCAACGCCAACGGGTCCAAGGCCTTCCGCGAGGCGATGCTCGAAGGCCGCTGGGACGACATCGTCGACCTCGCCCGCGCGCAGACCCGCGAGGGCGCGCACCTGCTCGACGTGTGCGTCGACTACGTCGGGCGCGACGGCGTCGCCGACGTGCGCGAGGTCGTGTCCCGCCTCGCGTCGGCCTCGACGCTGCCGCTCGTGATCGACTCGACCGAGCCCGCCGTGCTGCAGGCCGGGCTCGAGCTCGTCGGCGGGCGCGCCGTCGTCAACTCCGTGAACTTCGAGGACGGCGAAGGGCCGGGCTCGCGGTTCGACCGGATCATGCCGCTCGTCAAGGAGCACGGCACCGCCGTCGTCGCCCTGACCATCGACGAGCAGGGGCAGGCGCGCACTACCGAGACCAAGGTCGCCATCGCCTCGCGCCTCATCGACACGCTCGTGCAGGTGTGGGGGATGCGGGTCGACGACATCATCGTCGACGCCCTGACCTTCCCCATCGCGACCGGCCAGGAGGAGACGCGACGCGACGCCATCGAGACCATCGAGGCGATCCGCCAGATCACCGCGAAGTACCCCGGCGTGCACACCACCCTCGGCGTGTCCAACGTGTCGTTCGGGCTCAACCCGGCAGCCCGCACCGTGCTCAACTCGGTGTTCCTGCACGAGGCGGTCGCCGCCGGCCTCGACTCCGCCATCGTGCACGCGGCCAAGATCCTGCCGCGCACCGCCATCCCGGACGAGCAGTGGGAGGCCGCGCTCGACCTCGTGTGGGACCGCCGTCGGTACGACGCCGCCGGAGAGCTCGTCCACGACCCGCTGGCCCACCTGCTCGAGCTGTTCTCCGGCGTCGACTCCGCGGCGCTGCGCGACGCGCGCGAGGCCGAGCTCGCCGCGCTGCCCGTGGGCGAACGCCTCGCCCGCCGCATCGTGGACGGCAACAAGAAGGGCCTCGACGACGACGTGGCCGAAGCGCTGGCCGCCGGCATGAAGGCGCTCGACATCGTCAACGACCACCTGCTCGGCGGCATGCAGGTGGTCGGCGAGCTGTTCGGCTCGGGCCAGATGCAGCTCCCGTTCGTGCTGCAGAGCGCCGAGGTGATGAAGACGGCGGTCGCGCTGCTCGAACCGCACATGGAGAAGGTCGAAGGATCGTCCGGCACCAAGGGCACGATCGTGCTCGCCACGGTGCGCGGCGACGTCCACGACATCGGGAAGAACCTCGTCGACATCATCCTCACCAACAACGGCTACAAGGTCGTCAACATCGGCATCAAACAGCCGGTCAGCGCCATGATCGACGCCGCCGAGGAGCACGACGCCGACGTCATCGGCATGTCGGGCCTGCTGGTCAAGTCGACGGTCGTCATGAAGGAGAACCTCGAAGAACTCGCCGCGCGCGGGCTCGCCGACCGCTGGCCCGTGCTGCTCGGCGGAGCCGCGCTCACGCGGACCTTCGTCGAGGACGACCTCGCCTCCGCCTACCCCGGCACCGTCCGGTACGCGCGCGACGCGTTCGAAGGCCTGCGCCTCATGGAACCCCTGGTCCGCGTCGCACGAGGAGCCGCCCCCGACGCCGTCGGCCTGCCACCCCTCAAGAAGCGGCGCCACGCCCGCGTCGAGCTCGTCGAGACGCCCGACGCGGAGATGCCCGCACGCTCCGACGTCGCGACAGACAACCCCGTCCCCGAACCGCCCTTCTGGGGCACGCGCATCGTCAAAGGCATCCCGCTCGGCGACTACGCCGCATTCCTCGACGAACGCGCCACGTTCATGGGCCAGTGGGGGCTCAAGCCCGGACGCGGGTCCAACGAGGCCACCTACGAGGATCTCGTCGAGACCGAGGGCCGGCCACGGCTCGCGGCCTGGCTCGACCGGGCCCGCACCGAGCACATCTTCGACCCCACCGTCGTCTACGGGTACTTCCCCGCATGGTCCGAGGGCGACGACGTCGTCGTCGCCCACCACGCCGGACCCGACGGCGGCTCAGGCGGCCCGGTCGGCACCGAACGGCTGCGGTTCCACTTCCCGCGGCAGAAGCGCGACCGGCACCTGTGCCTCGCCGACTTCTTCCGGCCACGCGCCTGGGTCGAGAAGACCGGGCAGTTCGACGTGCTGCCCGTCCAGCTCGTCACCATGGGCGAGACGGTCTCCGAGCACACCGCCCGGCTCTTCGAGGCCAACGCCTACCGCGAGTACGTCGAGCTGCACGGGCTGTCCGTCCAGCTCACCGAAGCGCTCGCCGAGTACTGGCACTCACGGGTCCGAGCAGAGCTCGGGTTCGCCTCCGAAGAGCCGGCAAACGTCGACGGCCTGTTCAAGCTCGACTACCGCGGGGCGCGGTTCTCGCTCGGCTACCCCGCCTGCCCCGACATGGAGGACCGGCGCAAGGTCGTGGAGCTGCTGAGGGCCGAGAGGGCTGGGGTGGTGCTCAGCGAGGAGCTGCAGCTGCACCCGGAGCAGAGCACGGATGCGTTCGTGGTGCATCATCCGGAGGCCAAGTACTTCAGTGTCTGAAACAACAGATTCGTTTCTGTTGCCGAAACATCTGCGGACCCGTTGACACTGCTCGCTCCGGCGATCTAGCCTCACCTCTCAGGTGCACATCCGTCCCTGTGATGAGGTGATCTCCGTGTCTCGCACGCTCTCGCGCTCGCTCGCGCCCGTCGTCGAGGACCTCGAACTCGAGCAGCCCGTCGCCGTGACGGCTGCCCAGATCGCGGAGATAGCGACCCGGCACGGGATCAGGACCGAACCGCGGTTGATCGCTCACCGCCTCCGCGAAGCCGGCTGGCTGCTCCCGACAGGCACACGCGGGGTGTGGGAGTTCGCACCAGGAGCGCATGCTGGGCCGTTCGGCCACGGCGATCCGACGACGCCGCTGCGCGCCGCGCTCGACCGTGACCCTTCACTGGACGCCGCCCTGTGCCTGCACACGGCAGCCTGGGCGCACAGCCTCGCCGACCGTGTGCCCGCCAAGCTCGACATCGCCGTCCCGATCGGTTCCCGGCTCCCCGCCGGGCTGGCCCGGCAGACGACCGCAGTGCGTTTCGACGCCCGGCTCCCTCGTACACGACTCAAGGGCGTGCCGGTGCACGCCGTCGAGTCGATCGTCGTCCACCTGGCCGCCGCGCCATCAGTCGTCCGTTGGGCCTCGGTCGGCGAGTGGTTCGGGGAGCTCGCCGCATTGGCGGACGGATCGAACCTTCAGGCTGAGGTCGATGGCCGCCCCGAGGCCGTTCAACGTCGGGTCGGCTATCTCCTCAGCGGATCGCGCCCCGATCTCGCTGAGCCATTCGTCCCGGCACGCAGTGCAGGGAAGGTCTGGTTCGGCCCGAGGGCAAGAACCATTCGTAACAGCGCGCCCTGGCTGATCGCCGACACGATCCTGCCCTTCGATCCGACGATGCTTCCAGGGTGACGCGACAGCCATGAGCGACTACGAGCCGCACATCACCGTCGGTCACATCGTCCGCCACGCCGGCCAATCAGGTTCGGCCGGGCGCGAGGCCGCCATCATGGACGTCGCGCAGGACCTCCTCCTGCGACACCTGCACGACCTCGGACTGCTCGACGAGCTCGCGTTCAAGGGCGGCACGTCACTGCGCAAGTTCTACGCGGGCCAGGCCGGACGGTTCTCGATCGACCTCGACTTCTCCGTCGCAGACATCGGCACGCCGACCGAGAGCGTCGTCGACCTGC from Xylanimonas allomyrinae carries:
- a CDS encoding type IV toxin-antitoxin system AbiEi family antitoxin, which produces MTAAQIAEIATRHGIRTEPRLIAHRLREAGWLLPTGTRGVWEFAPGAHAGPFGHGDPTTPLRAALDRDPSLDAALCLHTAAWAHSLADRVPAKLDIAVPIGSRLPAGLARQTTAVRFDARLPRTRLKGVPVHAVESIVVHLAAAPSVVRWASVGEWFGELAALADGSNLQAEVDGRPEAVQRRVGYLLSGSRPDLAEPFVPARSAGKVWFGPRARTIRNSAPWLIADTILPFDPTMLPG
- the metH gene encoding methionine synthase: MTPVDSSPRDTTPADARAAALLEAVRTRVVVADGAMGTMIQAADPTLEDYEGHEGCNEVLNASRPDIIAAVHDAYLAAGVDAIETNTFGANWSNLSDYGIDDRIRELARAGAAIARERADAAATPERPRWVLGSMGPGTKLPSLGHTTYAHLRETFAEQATGLLEGGADALLIETSQDLLQAKAAVTGSHDAMTAAGRTVPVMVSVTVETTGTMLMGSEIGAALTALQSLGVDTLGLNCATGPDKMSEHLRYLSQHSELPVTCMPNAGLPELGPHGATYPLTPEELAVAHTQFVREFGLGLVGGCCGTTPEHLRQVVDAVRAAALPTRAVQRENAVASLYSPTDLTQELSYLAIGERTNANGSKAFREAMLEGRWDDIVDLARAQTREGAHLLDVCVDYVGRDGVADVREVVSRLASASTLPLVIDSTEPAVLQAGLELVGGRAVVNSVNFEDGEGPGSRFDRIMPLVKEHGTAVVALTIDEQGQARTTETKVAIASRLIDTLVQVWGMRVDDIIVDALTFPIATGQEETRRDAIETIEAIRQITAKYPGVHTTLGVSNVSFGLNPAARTVLNSVFLHEAVAAGLDSAIVHAAKILPRTAIPDEQWEAALDLVWDRRRYDAAGELVHDPLAHLLELFSGVDSAALRDAREAELAALPVGERLARRIVDGNKKGLDDDVAEALAAGMKALDIVNDHLLGGMQVVGELFGSGQMQLPFVLQSAEVMKTAVALLEPHMEKVEGSSGTKGTIVLATVRGDVHDIGKNLVDIILTNNGYKVVNIGIKQPVSAMIDAAEEHDADVIGMSGLLVKSTVVMKENLEELAARGLADRWPVLLGGAALTRTFVEDDLASAYPGTVRYARDAFEGLRLMEPLVRVARGAAPDAVGLPPLKKRRHARVELVETPDAEMPARSDVATDNPVPEPPFWGTRIVKGIPLGDYAAFLDERATFMGQWGLKPGRGSNEATYEDLVETEGRPRLAAWLDRARTEHIFDPTVVYGYFPAWSEGDDVVVAHHAGPDGGSGGPVGTERLRFHFPRQKRDRHLCLADFFRPRAWVEKTGQFDVLPVQLVTMGETVSEHTARLFEANAYREYVELHGLSVQLTEALAEYWHSRVRAELGFASEEPANVDGLFKLDYRGARFSLGYPACPDMEDRRKVVELLRAERAGVVLSEELQLHPEQSTDAFVVHHPEAKYFSV